The sequence ATTTGCTGGCCATCccgaaggaagaagaaagtggGAGTGGCTTTGATATCCCATGAAGTACTGAAATCCTGCACCATACAAAACCAAATGTAAACCACCTGTGAATAAGACATATTTATGATAAGACATTAAACCAGCACCAATCTCCTGGAAACATCACAAATCTAGTTGGGAACCATAAGTATATTAATAAGTAATTTGATTGCCAAGCATATGGTCAGAGGTAAGGTAAAGTCTCTGTCCCAAGAGCAGAACTTGCATGCAATAGATTAATAAACTATCACATGTCATTAACAAAATCCCTAAACACATACAGTCAGTTCATCAACATCGATCACAAGGAACATTAGAGAAGTGTATTGCTCCGATAACTCGCGATATAGTGGTGCAATCATTTTGCAAGGACCACACCATGTTGCACTGAAGTTTGCAATCACCTGTTGGACATAAGAATTTCAGTTTAGATAAAGAGCTAGAAGAAAAAGCTAACAAATCATTCAAACTAAACTTGCCAACCAAGTCACAGGTAAGCTAGTATTCATGCAAACCAGCACCCAATCTAGTAAACCTATGTAATGCATGACAATAGCATGGACCTATAAGTTTAACTGGGAGCAAGTTGCAGAGAGGAGTTGTTCACTGATGCATTTATGACCACGCATTCTTAACATTGATATCTACTTGAGACAAGACTACAACATTATTTGACAGAAAATCAGCTGAATTTCTGTAACACGACCATACAAAGCAAACTAAAGTTCTTTAAGGAGGAGCCAAGATTCTATAACACCCTAAGCTGTCTTTGATTGCACCCAATTGTACTCCTGATCAGATTAAGAAGACTGCATATTAGCATTTTTCATCAGATCATGTCGCTAATTAGTGAAAGGGtctaaatatttaaataaataaaaaagatctCTTATTATCAAGAATCGGATTTGTTACAACTTTCAGGTCATCTATTTTAATATAGAATACCCATGTATATGGATGTTCCATTGAAGAATGGAACTAATAGGTCCCCTTGGTTGCTATTTTGCTCATAATTGGTTTAAATTCTTTGCTAAGTTGAGTTCCTGGATATTGCCACACTTGGTTCTCGATATCCATTTTTACTTGCTAATCAAAGCTTAAAATTGACAGCCTGGACAAAATTCTCAACTTTTCAGTGGATTAGAGGATCTACAAAGATTTGATAACCATATTGTTCTCTCCTATTATATTTGGCTCTTAAATGTGCAGCTTTGGGTGGGATCCCATCTGAGGTCATGGGACTTGCATCGTCATTCGTGAGTCACAATCTATTTTTTTGTCACCAACCCCAAAATTCTTAATGATTACCAGATTCTATATGTAGTAACTCATTACTAATAGAAAACACTGACGTTGGTTCAGTCAAAGACTTAAAAGTACATCACAAATTTGAAAACGAAGTACCATATGCCATTCAACACAATTCATTTCTCTTGAAAGGAAAAATGTGATTAAACTTACAGTTTTGCCATCCCTTTTTGCTTCTTCCATCTTTTGATCCCAACTTTCTGTGGTGGTGATGAGGTGCACATTCGCACCAGTAAACTCAGCACCGCTTTGTTCAGAATCCTGTTCTTTAGTTTTACTCTACAAGTATCATGAAAGTCATAACTTGTCAGATTTCTTTAAAAAGGCAAAACAATAAACACTAAGTGGCATAAAAAATGCTTCACAATCATCACAAAAGCACCACAATCATTGGAAAGATCAATCATATAGTAGTAAATTTTGCTTGCTgcaatataaattattaaaggCTCAATACAGAAGGAAGAATATAGAATTTTAGTGCATGCATTATAGTTAAAGAAACTGATTTATTGCACAATGTTTATCTACTATCTTCATAAGCTTGAACAGGCGATGCAGACTTGTCCTAATCTGGCTAGGAAGATATTCTATTACTAGCAATTAATACTTGCAAAATCTCAAgttcttaaaagaaaataataaacacTGACCTTGCTCACGCAAGCTCCCATCTTGATCACCAACACCAAACTAGTAACAGAGCAGCACCCTGAAAGCTTAAACAATCCATGAATTTCATTAGGACAAATGTAAAATACATACCATAATGCATATCGATAAAGAAGAATGTTGAGAAATAACATATGACAGATTGATGATTGATTGTTGGATCTACTCAAATTACAGGTGACCTCAGCCACCCTTCTTTAAAGGGCATGCTTTCATTAATTCAATTAGTCTCTCAGTATAGACATGGACATTTTATCATTTCAACAAGCATCATCCAAGTATTGTGGTCAAAGTAAGAAAGTAAACAAACCCATGAAACTGAGTGTCAATAGAAATATCAATAGCAAGTACCAAACTTTTAACAACAAGAACCAAAATTTGGAACATTTATCAATGTAACTTCATGCCCAGAATCCCATCTTCTGAAATTTTAAGGGAACACATAGAAGACATCAATTAACAAAAAACAGCTGTGTAAAATTACGTTCTTTCATTGATGAAACACTCAATTTGCAcctcataaaagaaaaaggcaaccAATTTCATTGGCAATAAACATCTTATTATGCATTGTTTGGAAAGAATTGATAATTCACAGCAATAATAATCAACTGTCAAATTACCTTTAGAGTACAATCGAattattgaacaaaataatccgCCATTACAAGGCGAGGATGAAGAACACAAAATGTGAATTCGAATCGAGTGCGTGCAATATGAGAACAGCGAAGATTAACCCAGAAAGAGATTTTCGAAGCTCAAACCGCGATAtaagaaaatttggagagGCAGAAGACGATGATTATTAGAAGAACCAAACCTTACAGTAAAACAGAAGATGGTTTTTTCTGTGTCTGAAATTACGTGACGGATTGGGTCATAAGTTTAACTCGTTAATTCCATTTCCAGCTCCAGACCTAAGCTTTGATTAGCCTTTTGTTTAGACCTTTAATTATGtaaatttatttgtatttatttattctactTTCCATTAATATTCCACTCTTTGTAGGCCCCGAACCTTTATTCCAacttatcttttctttctttttttgtggtcATATTTTATCTTATCATTTTATTCTGTTACGTTGAGATCTCTTCATAAACTGTGGGCgagaattataatattttactaTCATAAATGAATTCTTCTATTCCTTAAAATATCCTAACAAATAATGAGATTATGCCTTGATTAATTGCACAGTTCATTCCcatattatttgttaattaccCATAATTCCTTCTATGATCAACCTGGTCAACTCATTGTTTGACCAAATAAAACTTTGATTAACTCCATCAAATCCCCATCATACCTTAATTACCTCTGTCGGGCTCAAAGTTACCATCACAAGCAAAAATTTCTCTATAATCACCCAATTCTCTTTATATATCTCTTTATATCTTTATCGCATGTAATTCACGCAATGAGGAATACAATAATGATATTATAAGTGTAGCGTAAATAGTAAGTATTCTATCACCGGAGTTAGAGGTCTCTAATATAACAGTTAAGTCCTAACCTTATTTACTCATACATTGCCTGTGACATAATGCTatgtaaattttaataagatGCATGTTTTAAATGATTAGATGAAAATGTGGAGAAGATTTGGAAGTTGGAACAGAGGTGGGGCATTGAGCTAGCTTTGCCAGCCGATTGACTGTTGTCTTTCTGTTGAAAGGCACAACCTTTACAGCTGGGGCAAGTCTCCAAGAAACCGTGTGTAGAAAAACAGGACGAGATTAATTAGGCATATCGCTTGGTCCCATAATGGAGACGGCCTAACTATTAAACTTGCTTGTAAAAATTGTAACTAATAATTaagagattttttatttaaactcCGCGCTTCTCTTGTTCACTTAAATACTTAAATTATTAAGttgtaaattttattattgtataaaaagacaaaaaaggtcaTCTAACTTAATAATTAACCCTAATACATCTATACACACcccaccactcttcatattaagttttagaaaccTCATTACATCTTCTTATTtacaatctctctctctctctctctctctctctctctctctctctctctctcaacaagACCCAAGCGTTAGAATTCCAGTTACAGTTCTTGGAGAGAGATAAAGTTGTTCTCTTTCTctaaaaagtattaaatttcatatttaggatttcatttgtttgtgttttttttttttttgctaggaacaaagaaaattatggggtttaaatagaaaatctcttttagttcttattttttcagtttgagGTGTAT comes from Prunus dulcis chromosome 6, ALMONDv2, whole genome shotgun sequence and encodes:
- the LOC117632707 gene encoding thioredoxin H9 — its product is MGACVSKSKTKEQDSEQSGAEFTGANVHLITTTESWDQKMEEAKRDGKTVIANFSATWCGPCKMIAPLYRELSEQYTSLMFLVIDVDELTDFSTSWDIKATPTFFFLRDGQQIDKLVGANKPELQKKIISVVDSAPCQK